A genomic segment from Pediococcus acidilactici encodes:
- the gntK gene encoding gluconokinase, which yields MKQMKYMIGVDLGTTSTKVVLFDLKGKSVAYANNPYPLYQETPDMAEEDPEEIFDAVISGLTEVMRKSHVAADEIAGVSFSSAMHSLILMDQNDQPLTRVITWADNRASQEAEELKENGLGAKLYARTGVPTHPMSPLVKLLWLKNDQPELFKKAKHFIGIKDYVLFRLYGKYVQDYSLANATGLFNIFEKDWDSLALETVGISREQLPELVTPEEQLVGMDRSYAEVTGINPDTPFILGASDGTLSNLGVNAIDPGVLAVTIGTSGAVRVVVDHPVVDPRGRLFTYYLDDNKWVVGGPVNNGGIVFRWVRDQLFSPEKITAEQMQVNSYEILTDIAAKIPAGADGLLFHPYLGGERAPIWDANARGSFFGLTRQHTRAHMVRAALEGIVYNLYMVMLMIEGVAGKPKSIQATGGFARSELWRQMLADIFEQDVNIPESFESSALGAVVIGMKSLGIIDDLSAVKSMVGVTHQHHPNQENFAVYRELLPIWIRLTDELAGEYDSIADFQRRHPNPHARIAEED from the coding sequence ATGAAACAGATGAAGTACATGATTGGTGTTGATTTGGGGACCACCAGTACTAAGGTAGTTTTATTTGATTTAAAGGGCAAGTCGGTGGCATACGCCAATAATCCATACCCCTTGTATCAAGAAACACCTGACATGGCAGAAGAGGATCCAGAAGAAATTTTTGACGCGGTAATCAGTGGATTAACGGAAGTAATGCGTAAAAGCCACGTTGCAGCCGATGAAATTGCCGGAGTTTCGTTCTCCAGCGCCATGCACAGTTTGATTTTAATGGACCAAAACGACCAACCATTAACCCGGGTGATTACATGGGCGGACAACCGGGCGAGTCAAGAAGCTGAAGAACTAAAAGAAAATGGTTTAGGTGCTAAGTTATACGCCCGTACGGGAGTGCCAACCCACCCAATGTCACCGTTGGTTAAGTTGCTTTGGTTAAAAAACGACCAACCAGAATTATTTAAAAAAGCTAAACACTTTATTGGAATCAAGGATTATGTATTATTCCGCTTGTACGGTAAATACGTCCAAGACTATTCATTAGCAAACGCAACTGGTTTATTTAATATTTTTGAAAAGGATTGGGACAGTTTAGCCTTAGAAACCGTTGGAATCAGTCGGGAACAACTTCCCGAGTTAGTTACCCCGGAAGAACAGTTAGTGGGAATGGACCGTTCTTACGCGGAGGTGACCGGAATTAATCCCGATACTCCGTTTATCTTAGGAGCTAGTGACGGGACCTTAAGTAATCTAGGTGTGAACGCCATTGATCCAGGAGTATTGGCGGTCACGATCGGTACCTCGGGCGCGGTGCGGGTAGTTGTGGATCATCCGGTAGTTGATCCGCGTGGCCGGTTGTTTACCTATTATCTCGACGATAACAAATGGGTAGTCGGTGGACCAGTAAACAACGGTGGAATTGTTTTCCGGTGGGTTCGCGATCAACTATTCTCTCCGGAAAAAATTACTGCAGAACAGATGCAAGTCAATTCGTACGAAATTTTAACTGACATTGCGGCTAAGATTCCCGCTGGAGCTGATGGATTACTATTTCACCCGTATTTGGGTGGTGAGCGGGCTCCCATTTGGGATGCCAATGCGCGGGGAAGTTTCTTTGGACTTACACGGCAACATACTCGAGCACACATGGTCCGGGCTGCACTAGAGGGAATTGTCTACAACCTCTACATGGTCATGCTGATGATTGAAGGGGTTGCGGGCAAGCCAAAGTCAATTCAAGCCACCGGAGGATTCGCACGCAGTGAATTATGGCGGCAAATGTTAGCAGATATTTTTGAACAGGATGTTAACATTCCTGAAAGTTTTGAAAGCTCGGCCTTAGGAGCAGTGGTAATCGGGATGAAGAGTCTAGGAATTATTGATGATCTTAGCGCCGTTAAATCAATGGTAGGGGTAACTCACCAACACCACCCTAACCAAGAAAATTTTGCGGTTTATCGAGAATTACTGCCAATTTGGATTCGGTTAACGGATGAACTTGCTGGAGAATATGATAGCATTGCTGATTTCCAACGCAGGCATCCTAACCCACATGCGCGCATTGCTGAAGAAGACTGA
- a CDS encoding LysM peptidoglycan-binding domain-containing protein: MSIKSKFSKLSIALLAGAAIGATAITSGSANADEIYTVKSGDTLSEISYAFNLDGNYDAIAQANHIKDVNFITVGQKLVIKDNGSIKKATKSEIKSLPEVDKNTNAAAATKQATPAKAATPKATPAKTASYNGGSSVSSVANEMASRTGVSAAKWQQIIMRESGGNANVSNASSGAYGLFQLLGHGEHPGMSVADQINMATNVYNAQGLSAWGE, translated from the coding sequence ATGTCAATCAAAAGTAAATTTTCAAAACTATCTATTGCTTTACTTGCGGGTGCAGCAATCGGTGCAACAGCAATTACAAGTGGTAGTGCAAATGCGGACGAAATTTACACTGTAAAATCTGGTGACACTCTTTCAGAAATCAGTTACGCGTTTAACCTCGACGGTAACTACGATGCAATCGCGCAAGCTAACCACATTAAAGACGTTAACTTCATCACGGTTGGTCAAAAATTAGTAATTAAAGATAACGGAAGCATTAAGAAGGCAACTAAGTCAGAAATTAAGTCACTTCCAGAAGTTGACAAGAATACTAATGCTGCAGCTGCTACTAAGCAAGCAACTCCTGCTAAAGCAGCTACACCAAAGGCCACTCCTGCTAAGACAGCAAGTTACAACGGGGGTAGCTCAGTATCGTCAGTTGCTAACGAAATGGCATCCCGGACAGGAGTTTCCGCTGCTAAATGGCAACAAATCATTATGCGTGAATCAGGCGGGAACGCTAACGTATCTAACGCTTCATCTGGAGCTTACGGATTATTCCAATTGTTAGGTCATGGCGAACATCCTGGAATGTCAGTTGCTGACCAAATCAACATGGCAACTAACGTATATAACGCACAAGGTTTGTCAGCTTGGGGAGAATAA
- a CDS encoding HAMP domain-containing histidine kinase: protein MKLFFQQMMAFLAVTLATLLIVGLVFIQFTRDSVYRTKWHSLQEYADSIFQQAVVLDPHDSSVTTVRVDQLMGMERLLNNQHIHFTIYAEDGERVSYPNRNTATKISKKQWQQLNKGNILRQESRMAVGQVEHRITMTELKKPYFDRQGKLICVIAVGSPLANVQADIQQVQKNLLVTFSLAILVAVVASYFLSRYMVRRIQKIREAAHRVTEGDFEVQLDPGRQDEIGELSADFNLMTKSLKESNDEIKRQEERRRAFMADAAHEMRTPLTTINGLLEGLEYDAIPEDSKEESIRLMQRETKRLIRLVNDNLDYERIRTNKIKLNCQMVNLKQAVVRVVEQLNKKAAKEDDQLIVEMDSDVMVYADPDRLIQVLFNIVQNGIQFTQNGQITIRAQNASDGTNIQISDNGIGMTDDQIKNIWERYYKADASRIQTKGESGLGMAIVHELVQIHGGKIEVSSAPGRGTTFKLHFPKAPDDK from the coding sequence ATGAAGTTATTTTTTCAACAAATGATGGCCTTTTTGGCGGTAACCTTAGCAACCTTGCTGATTGTGGGCTTAGTATTTATTCAGTTTACGCGTGATTCAGTTTATCGCACCAAGTGGCATTCGCTACAGGAATATGCGGATAGCATCTTTCAACAGGCGGTGGTATTGGACCCCCATGATTCGTCAGTGACGACGGTGCGGGTGGACCAATTAATGGGAATGGAACGGTTGTTAAATAACCAGCATATCCATTTCACCATTTACGCGGAAGATGGGGAACGCGTTAGCTACCCCAACCGCAATACCGCTACCAAAATTAGTAAAAAGCAGTGGCAACAATTAAATAAGGGAAATATCTTACGTCAAGAATCTCGCATGGCAGTTGGCCAGGTTGAACACCGAATTACGATGACGGAACTTAAAAAGCCGTATTTTGACCGGCAGGGAAAATTGATTTGTGTAATTGCCGTAGGTTCACCGCTAGCTAACGTGCAGGCGGATATTCAGCAGGTACAAAAGAACCTATTAGTCACCTTTTCTTTGGCAATTCTCGTAGCGGTGGTGGCTTCCTACTTTCTGTCCCGGTACATGGTTCGCCGAATTCAAAAGATTCGGGAGGCGGCCCACCGGGTTACTGAAGGGGATTTTGAAGTGCAACTAGATCCCGGGCGGCAGGATGAAATTGGTGAATTAAGTGCCGACTTTAATTTAATGACTAAGTCACTTAAGGAATCTAATGACGAAATTAAACGACAAGAAGAGCGTCGCCGGGCGTTTATGGCAGATGCGGCTCATGAAATGCGGACGCCGTTAACGACCATTAACGGGCTTTTAGAGGGCTTAGAGTACGATGCAATTCCCGAAGATAGTAAGGAAGAAAGCATTCGTTTAATGCAAAGGGAAACCAAGCGCTTGATTCGGTTGGTTAACGATAACCTGGATTACGAACGAATTCGGACCAACAAAATTAAACTTAATTGTCAGATGGTTAATTTGAAACAAGCCGTCGTGCGCGTAGTTGAACAGCTTAATAAGAAAGCCGCAAAGGAAGACGACCAGCTAATTGTTGAGATGGACAGCGACGTGATGGTTTATGCAGATCCCGACCGGTTGATTCAAGTTTTGTTTAACATCGTGCAAAATGGGATTCAATTTACGCAAAATGGACAGATTACGATCCGGGCACAAAATGCTAGCGACGGAACCAACATCCAAATTAGTGATAATGGGATTGGTATGACCGACGACCAGATTAAAAATATCTGGGAACGGTATTACAAAGCAGACGCGTCCCGTATTCAGACGAAGGGTGAGTCAGGATTAGGGATGGCAATTGTGCACGAACTCGTCCAAATTCATGGCGGTAAAATTGAAGTTTCAAGCGCACCCGGACGGGGAACCACCTTTAAGTTACATTTTCCTAAAGCTCCCGACGATAAATAA
- a CDS encoding MurR/RpiR family transcriptional regulator, with protein sequence MSNFALRIQACQINFSDKERQLATFLLKNQSKISHATISELSKMTNVSTATISRFAKNLGFKNFQELKLSLAQTENPDNLFAEISPDDSPLTVTEKVFAANVDALKATVKALSENDLSACVQLLLNAQQVGIFGLGASNIVALDGYHKFLRTPLDVVYANDFHMQIMAATRLTAKDVMLLISHSGEDRDAIALAKLAQQHQVPLILITSSANSTLAKMADITLISVAEEALYRSEALHALIAQMSIVDALFMSVAIKTNHKIALKIHQEIKKTRNNDHWF encoded by the coding sequence ATGTCAAATTTTGCGTTACGTATTCAAGCATGCCAAATTAACTTTAGTGATAAAGAACGCCAGCTGGCAACGTTTCTCTTAAAAAACCAAAGCAAAATCAGCCACGCCACCATTTCTGAGCTGAGCAAAATGACCAACGTTTCTACCGCAACTATCTCGCGTTTCGCCAAAAATCTAGGCTTTAAAAACTTTCAGGAACTAAAACTCAGCTTGGCCCAGACCGAAAATCCCGATAACCTCTTTGCGGAAATCAGCCCAGACGATTCGCCACTTACCGTAACCGAAAAAGTCTTTGCTGCTAACGTAGATGCTTTAAAAGCAACCGTTAAGGCACTTAGTGAAAATGACTTATCTGCTTGCGTCCAACTTTTACTAAACGCCCAGCAGGTCGGTATTTTTGGCCTTGGAGCAAGTAACATCGTGGCCCTAGACGGCTACCACAAATTCTTGCGTACTCCGTTAGATGTGGTTTACGCAAATGATTTCCACATGCAAATCATGGCGGCAACCCGACTCACCGCGAAGGACGTAATGCTATTAATTTCACACTCGGGTGAAGATCGTGACGCCATCGCCCTGGCCAAGTTAGCACAACAACACCAGGTCCCCCTAATTCTAATCACCAGTTCTGCTAATTCTACCCTTGCTAAGATGGCGGACATCACCTTAATTTCGGTTGCCGAAGAAGCGTTGTACCGGTCCGAAGCCCTCCACGCATTAATTGCTCAGATGAGCATTGTTGACGCCCTTTTTATGTCGGTAGCAATTAAAACTAACCACAAAATTGCTTTGAAGATCCACCAAGAAATTAAGAAGACCCGTAATAACGACCATTGGTTTTGA
- a CDS encoding LysM peptidoglycan-binding domain-containing protein: MSIKSKISKMSIALLSGAAIGAAMITTSGSASADEIYTVKSGDTLSEISYTFGLNGDYNTIAKANNIADVNVIYVGQKLKITNDGDIKQATNKDVQQLPEVKQNTNAAGSTQAQTTQTQAQTSQAPVQQKAAPVRQANTSNNNSYSSNATGNEAAAKAWIAARESGGSYTARNGQYVGKYQLSSSYLNGDYSAANQERVADNYVKSRYGSWSAAKNAWLSQGWY; the protein is encoded by the coding sequence ATGTCAATCAAAAGTAAAATTTCTAAAATGTCAATCGCATTACTTTCCGGTGCCGCAATTGGTGCTGCAATGATCACTACAAGTGGTAGTGCTAGCGCTGACGAAATCTACACTGTAAAATCTGGCGATACTCTTTCAGAAATTAGCTACACATTTGGTTTGAATGGTGATTACAACACCATCGCTAAGGCTAACAACATTGCTGACGTAAACGTAATCTACGTTGGTCAAAAATTAAAGATCACTAACGATGGTGACATTAAGCAAGCTACAAACAAGGACGTTCAACAACTTCCTGAAGTAAAGCAAAACACTAATGCTGCTGGTTCAACCCAAGCACAAACAACTCAAACTCAAGCACAAACTAGCCAAGCACCTGTTCAACAAAAGGCTGCTCCAGTACGTCAAGCAAATACATCGAACAACAACTCATACTCATCAAACGCAACTGGTAACGAAGCTGCTGCTAAAGCTTGGATCGCTGCACGCGAATCAGGTGGTTCATACACAGCTCGCAACGGCCAATACGTTGGTAAGTACCAATTATCTTCATCATACTTAAACGGTGATTACTCAGCAGCTAACCAAGAACGCGTTGCTGACAACTACGTTAAGTCACGTTACGGTAGCTGGAGTGCTGCTAAGAACGCTTGGTTATCACAAGGTTGGTACTAA
- the gnd gene encoding decarboxylating 6-phosphogluconate dehydrogenase encodes MEIGLIGLGKMGLNLAKNMRDHQIEVVAFDLFAKARQSAADAQVKTVTDLQSLVKGLKQPRVVWSMLPAGKPTDETIKELSEMLDEDDVVIDGGNSFYQDSIRHAEILKEQGIHFFDVGTSGGKAGARHDGNFMIGGPKEIFGRIEPLFKAIAAEDGYLYTGEAGSGHYLKMVHNGIEYGMMQAIGEGFEVLSESQFDYDNEAVAKVWNHGSVVRSWLMELAQDAFSKDADLDEIKGVMHSSGEGAWTVQEALRLRVPTPVISSALMMRYRSEKDDTMTGKVVAALRNEFGGHAVDHQEK; translated from the coding sequence ATGGAAATTGGATTAATTGGGTTAGGCAAGATGGGACTTAACTTAGCTAAGAATATGCGTGACCACCAAATTGAGGTGGTTGCTTTTGATCTATTTGCTAAGGCACGGCAATCAGCCGCAGATGCCCAAGTCAAGACGGTTACCGATCTTCAATCACTAGTAAAGGGATTAAAGCAGCCCCGGGTCGTTTGGTCAATGCTACCGGCTGGAAAACCAACCGACGAAACGATTAAGGAACTAAGCGAGATGCTTGATGAAGATGACGTCGTAATTGATGGTGGAAATTCATTTTATCAAGATTCGATTCGCCATGCAGAAATTTTAAAGGAACAAGGAATTCACTTCTTTGATGTGGGAACCTCCGGTGGAAAAGCTGGCGCACGTCATGATGGTAACTTTATGATTGGGGGACCTAAAGAAATTTTTGGGCGAATTGAACCCCTATTCAAAGCAATTGCCGCTGAAGATGGCTACCTTTATACTGGCGAAGCTGGTTCAGGCCATTACTTAAAAATGGTGCATAATGGAATTGAGTATGGCATGATGCAGGCAATCGGCGAAGGTTTTGAAGTTTTAAGCGAAAGCCAATTTGATTATGACAACGAAGCGGTGGCAAAAGTTTGGAACCACGGTTCGGTGGTTCGAAGCTGGCTTATGGAATTAGCCCAAGACGCGTTTAGCAAAGACGCTGACCTAGACGAAATTAAAGGCGTCATGCACAGTTCTGGGGAAGGAGCTTGGACAGTGCAAGAAGCACTCCGTCTCCGAGTACCTACTCCGGTAATTTCCAGCGCCCTGATGATGCGTTACCGCTCTGAAAAAGACGATACAATGACTGGAAAAGTAGTTGCGGCATTACGAAATGAATTCGGTGGCCATGCAGTTGACCACCAGGAAAAGTAG
- a CDS encoding gluconate:H+ symporter yields MEFIVLIIGIILLLTLIIKFKFNTYVSLIVTSVVVGLGLGMPASKIADTIQNGIGSQLGELALVFGFGAMLGRLVANAGGAYRIAHTLINKFGRRFLQMAVVVASFIIGIALFFEVGIVLLVPIVFAIATEAGVSVLALGIPMATALSVTHGFLPPHPAPTAIAAVLNANAGKVLLYGIIVAIPTVYVAGILFTKVARKFVPSAFERTGNLKALGPQKEFKLEETPSFGMAVLTSLFPVILMAITTIYDLVVHNGITPTHPNFLDNAISFIGSPSIAMLISLLFAIWSMGYHRNIPSGEIMSTLEDAVKSIAMLLLVIGGGGAFKQVLIDGGVGDAIKTAFASSSISPLILGWLIAVILRVALGSATVSALTAAGLVLPLMQGAGIDPALMVLSVGAGSLAASHVNDSGFWMFKEYFDLTVKETLLTWTMLETVISVVGLAGVLLLSLVV; encoded by the coding sequence ATGGAGTTTATAGTTCTAATTATTGGAATTATTTTATTACTCACCTTAATTATTAAGTTTAAATTTAACACCTACGTATCGTTAATCGTTACTTCGGTAGTTGTTGGTTTAGGTTTAGGGATGCCGGCAAGTAAAATTGCGGACACGATTCAAAACGGGATTGGAAGTCAACTAGGTGAGCTGGCTCTGGTCTTTGGTTTTGGTGCGATGCTTGGTCGGTTGGTTGCCAATGCCGGCGGAGCCTATCGGATTGCCCACACCTTAATTAATAAATTTGGCCGTCGCTTTTTGCAGATGGCGGTAGTTGTGGCGTCCTTTATTATCGGAATCGCACTATTCTTTGAAGTGGGAATTGTTCTTTTAGTTCCCATCGTGTTTGCGATTGCTACCGAAGCTGGTGTCTCGGTGCTCGCATTAGGGATTCCGATGGCGACCGCTTTATCGGTTACCCACGGATTTTTACCACCGCACCCGGCTCCAACTGCAATTGCGGCAGTTTTGAACGCCAATGCTGGTAAGGTTTTGCTTTATGGAATTATTGTCGCAATCCCTACGGTTTACGTTGCTGGAATTTTATTTACTAAAGTGGCCCGTAAGTTTGTTCCCAGTGCTTTTGAACGGACGGGAAACTTAAAGGCGTTAGGTCCCCAAAAAGAATTTAAGTTGGAAGAAACTCCTAGTTTTGGGATGGCGGTTTTAACGTCGCTATTTCCGGTAATCCTGATGGCAATTACTACAATTTATGATTTAGTGGTACACAATGGAATTACCCCTACGCATCCCAACTTTTTGGATAACGCAATCAGTTTTATTGGCTCACCAAGTATTGCAATGTTAATTTCCTTATTATTTGCGATTTGGTCAATGGGATACCACCGCAACATTCCTAGTGGCGAAATCATGAGTACTTTAGAAGACGCGGTAAAATCAATTGCAATGCTGCTTCTCGTAATTGGTGGGGGCGGAGCCTTCAAACAAGTTTTAATTGATGGAGGAGTTGGTGACGCAATTAAGACGGCGTTTGCTTCTTCAAGTATCTCACCATTAATTCTCGGGTGGTTGATTGCCGTGATCCTCCGGGTTGCGTTAGGATCTGCTACCGTTTCGGCACTTACCGCTGCTGGATTGGTACTTCCTTTAATGCAAGGAGCCGGGATTGATCCGGCCCTCATGGTGCTCTCCGTAGGTGCCGGAAGTTTGGCCGCTAGTCACGTTAATGACTCGGGATTTTGGATGTTTAAGGAATATTTCGATTTAACCGTAAAAGAGACCTTGTTAACTTGGACAATGCTAGAAACGGTCATCTCCGTAGTTGGTTTAGCGGGGGTACTGCTGCTTAGTCTGGTAGTCTAG
- a CDS encoding response regulator transcription factor produces MQILMIEDNKSVSDMMGMFFKKEKWKVTFAYDGIKALEIFKADPQQWDIVLLDLNLPGKDGMEVAAELRRTSHTVPLIMLTARDSESDQVLGLEMGADEYITKPFSPITLIARIKALHRRVLMNKHNNTPEQQTGKFDVRTAHLKISTATREVYLDGKLISDLTPKEFDLLKTLAQKPMQVFSREQLLQMVWDYEYYGDERTVDAHIKKLRQKLEAVGPQVVQTVWGVGYKFDDSKIDEG; encoded by the coding sequence ATGCAAATATTAATGATTGAGGATAACAAATCAGTTTCCGATATGATGGGGATGTTTTTTAAAAAAGAAAAGTGGAAAGTTACTTTTGCTTATGATGGAATTAAGGCGTTGGAAATTTTTAAGGCGGACCCTCAACAGTGGGACATTGTTTTGCTGGACTTAAATTTGCCTGGAAAAGACGGGATGGAAGTGGCTGCAGAACTTCGGCGGACTTCCCACACGGTGCCCTTAATTATGTTGACTGCTCGCGATTCCGAAAGTGATCAAGTATTAGGGCTAGAAATGGGGGCGGATGAGTATATTACTAAGCCGTTCAGCCCCATCACTTTAATTGCGCGTATTAAGGCGTTGCACCGTCGGGTTTTGATGAATAAGCATAATAATACTCCTGAACAACAGACCGGCAAATTTGACGTTCGTACGGCACACCTAAAAATTAGTACGGCGACGCGGGAGGTTTACTTGGATGGTAAATTAATCTCGGATTTAACGCCTAAGGAATTTGACTTATTAAAAACCTTGGCACAAAAACCAATGCAGGTTTTCTCAAGAGAACAGTTGCTGCAAATGGTGTGGGATTACGAATACTATGGCGATGAACGTACCGTTGACGCCCACATTAAAAAACTACGACAAAAGCTAGAAGCAGTTGGACCCCAAGTGGTGCAAACGGTCTGGGGCGTTGGTTATAAGTTTGACGATAGTAAAATTGATGAGGGATAA
- a CDS encoding glycosyltransferase, whose amino-acid sequence MNFFINEAMGIGNSGVEHAQFYRAKRFDQANLDYKFIFMALVDNLHEAMDKWGIRDDQVINIWEYFVHGDKYALEGLAKRTKVRSENVVDSTNTLRLENKVTSAGIRVVRHYVKHANPKKNPPLLVRIDRVELYDAETNLRKVSFEFLQDPHDDRGNQTINIHLYNQPGELFFPNSMQFRRYFLHQIERLYSGKNVFILDRGETNEVALMDDTLPNPNRKLVEIIHADHLADRDDPKAPFWNNYYEYVLTHMDRIDRMVVATELQRKDLLIDFPDKQAEIATIPVGGVDDEIKQVKEIPHKEFKLITISRLASEKHIDLIVKAVANLHKQGCKVSLDIYGAGEEEKKLKELIEKVQAKKYIKMRGLTHHADEVYPKYDAFVSASFSEGFGLTYIEALNAGLPVVTFAARFGALELIEDGKNGYLMTFKRQDLDFDVSQLEKGIQKLMDRDIKEMKDDIFKSVENYRDHVIADKWRNLINEL is encoded by the coding sequence ATGAATTTTTTTATTAATGAAGCAATGGGAATTGGTAATTCTGGGGTGGAACATGCTCAGTTTTACCGTGCAAAACGTTTTGACCAAGCTAACTTAGATTATAAGTTTATCTTCATGGCATTGGTGGATAACTTACACGAAGCGATGGATAAGTGGGGAATCCGTGATGATCAAGTTATCAATATTTGGGAATACTTTGTTCATGGCGATAAGTACGCACTTGAGGGGTTAGCAAAACGTACTAAGGTAAGAAGTGAAAATGTAGTTGATAGTACCAATACCTTACGGTTAGAAAATAAAGTTACTTCAGCTGGAATCCGAGTTGTCCGTCATTACGTGAAGCACGCTAACCCTAAAAAGAACCCACCTTTGTTGGTTAGGATTGACCGTGTAGAGCTGTACGATGCAGAGACTAATTTGCGCAAGGTTTCGTTTGAATTTTTGCAAGATCCTCATGATGATCGGGGAAATCAAACTATAAACATTCATCTATATAATCAGCCTGGAGAGCTTTTTTTCCCTAATTCAATGCAATTTCGGAGATATTTCTTACATCAAATCGAACGGTTATATTCTGGAAAAAACGTCTTCATTTTAGACCGTGGAGAAACGAATGAAGTTGCTTTGATGGACGACACCTTACCAAACCCAAACCGGAAATTAGTGGAAATCATTCATGCGGATCACTTAGCTGACCGTGATGATCCTAAAGCACCGTTCTGGAATAATTACTATGAATACGTGCTTACTCATATGGATCGGATTGACCGGATGGTGGTCGCTACCGAACTCCAAAGAAAAGACTTACTGATTGATTTTCCAGATAAACAAGCGGAAATTGCTACCATTCCCGTAGGAGGAGTGGATGATGAAATTAAACAGGTCAAGGAAATTCCACATAAAGAGTTTAAATTAATTACAATTTCACGACTTGCTTCGGAAAAACATATTGATTTAATTGTTAAAGCAGTGGCTAACCTGCATAAACAAGGATGTAAAGTTAGTTTAGATATCTATGGTGCTGGCGAAGAAGAAAAGAAATTAAAAGAATTAATTGAAAAGGTTCAGGCTAAAAAATATATTAAGATGCGTGGGTTAACTCATCATGCTGACGAAGTTTATCCTAAATACGATGCCTTTGTTTCGGCTTCCTTCTCTGAAGGATTTGGCTTAACTTATATCGAAGCGTTAAATGCTGGATTGCCAGTAGTTACTTTTGCCGCAAGATTTGGTGCTTTAGAGCTAATTGAAGATGGTAAAAATGGTTACTTGATGACCTTTAAACGTCAAGATCTGGATTTTGACGTCAGCCAATTAGAAAAGGGAATTCAAAAATTAATGGACCGAGATATCAAAGAAATGAAAGACGACATCTTCAAGTCTGTTGAAAACTATCGTGATCACGTCATTGCTGATAAATGGAGGAATTTGATTAATGAACTATGA
- a CDS encoding alpha/beta hydrolase: MAAKGYNVVSINYALAPGNHYPNQVNQMREAIQYVHSNFAKQLNVHNVVVGGDSAGAHVASQVIDAQFNPKLATAINYRPLKKVNIVGGILYCGPYDIKQMLNKKHVDLMTKLFVNQVGWAYLGDKDWKNSPKGALVSTVNYVNNHFPPIFITDGNNGSFEEQGKELSRKLRKEGVATRTLFFDQQHKVNHEYQFDLDSKDGQKCFSQTMNFLRSVD; the protein is encoded by the coding sequence ATGGCCGCCAAGGGTTATAACGTAGTGTCAATTAACTACGCGTTGGCACCAGGTAATCATTATCCCAACCAAGTAAACCAAATGCGTGAGGCAATCCAATACGTACACAGTAATTTTGCAAAGCAGCTCAACGTTCATAACGTAGTGGTCGGTGGTGATTCAGCTGGTGCACACGTTGCTTCGCAGGTGATTGACGCGCAATTTAACCCTAAATTGGCCACCGCGATAAACTATCGTCCTTTAAAGAAAGTAAATATTGTCGGTGGAATATTATACTGTGGGCCATACGACATAAAGCAAATGTTGAATAAAAAACACGTGGACTTAATGACCAAACTCTTTGTTAACCAAGTTGGCTGGGCATACTTAGGGGACAAAGATTGGAAAAATTCCCCAAAAGGTGCGCTAGTTTCTACGGTTAATTACGTTAATAACCACTTCCCGCCAATCTTTATTACGGATGGCAATAATGGTTCGTTTGAGGAACAGGGCAAGGAATTATCTCGAAAGTTACGCAAAGAAGGCGTCGCTACCCGCACACTTTTCTTTGACCAGCAGCACAAAGTTAACCATGAGTATCAGTTTGATCTAGATAGTAAGGATGGACAAAAGTGCTTTAGCCAGACGATGAATTTTCTGCGGAGTGTGGATTAA